The following DNA comes from Moritella sp. 24.
TGCACTCATTTCCCACTATTAATAGCCGAGTTAGAAGAGAGTGTCGGTAAGCATATTAAATTTATTGATTCAGGTATGGCTATTGCGTCACGTGTTAAGTCTATTTTAGGCGATGAGTATCTTCCTATCGCTGAACAGAACTCTGGAAAAGCTTTTTGTACTAAAATTCAGGTACAAAAAAAGCTGACTCACCTATTTAATGAAATAGGGTTAAGTCAGCCTTTATATATAGAGATATAATTCAGTAAAGAAAATTATTCAGCAGAGTGAACAGTACGTTCATTTGCCTCACGTACTTTTAATGTCCGTTGTTGATATTCTGCATCATTAAGCGATTGAATTGCTTCTACCGCATCAGCCTCTGGCATTTCGACAAAACCAAAACCACGACGTTTACCTGTATGCTTATCTTTCATTAAGCGAACAGATAATACCTGCCCATGTTCTGCAAATAATGTACGTACTGATGTTTCATTTGCTCGGTAAGG
Coding sequences within:
- a CDS encoding RNA-binding protein, with product MGFSTLSNATRASVISVAIAAIGFAALSFIGNTIPAPIAFAIGAIITGITIKLTTPSSSNSAAVETTTLYVGNLPYRANETSVRTLFAEHGQVLSVRLMKDKHTGKRRGFGFVEMPEADAVEAIQSLNDAEYQQRTLKVREANERTVHSAE